Below is a genomic region from Bradyrhizobium sp. 1(2017).
GTAGCGCAGCGCTGGCCTGGCCCCCGCGCGTCGATCATGCAGCCCGCGCCTGCGATGCAGCGGATCGCCCTGATCGCTCAAAATCTCAGGCGCCATCTCGATGCTATTTTCTGTCCACGAGCGTTCACAGATTTGAACGTTGCATCGCGTTCGCCGGGTCGGAAGGGGACTCTGTTGCGAAATTTCCTGCAGGAAGTTTGTCTCGTAGGTTCAAACAACAGAACTGGAGGAGCACATGGCTAGCGCAACTCAACACTTCGACGCTGTCGTGATCGGCGCGGGCTTTTCCGGCCTGCACATGCTGAAGTCGCTGAGAGACAAGTTGGGGTTGAAGGTCCGAGTGTACGAAACGGGAGACACTGTCGGCGGCACCTGGTACTGGAACCGCTACCCGGGAGCGCGCTGCGATTCTGACGCCTACATCTATTGCTTCACCTGGGACAAGCAGCTCCTGCAAGAGTGGGAATGGTCCGAACGCTATCCTGAGCAGCCCGAAATTCTTCGTTACCTCGAACATGTCGCGAAACGTCACGACCTCAAGCGCGACATTCAGTTCAATACACGCGTGACCGGGGCTGAATTCGACGAGAATACCAATCTTTGGATGGTTCACACCGACAAGGGAGAAGAGGTTGCCGCGCGGCATCTCATCACGGCCGTGGGCACCTTGTCGGATACGAACATGCCCCCCTTCAAGGGCTTGGAGAAATTTAGGGGCAAGTGGTATCACACCAGCCGCTTCCCGCACACCGGCGTAGACTTCACCGGCAAGCGCGTGGGTGTGGTCGGCACCGGAGCCACCGCGGTCCAGGCGATTCCCGAAATTGCGCAGCAGGCCAAACAGCTGATCGTGTTCCAGCGCACGGCCAACTATTGCGTGCCAGCGCGCAACGGCAAGGTGGATCCCGAATTGGTCAAGACACGAAAGGCGGACTACGAGGGTATTGTTCAGAGGATTCGGGAATCGTTCTTCGGTCAGGAGCACTACTTCATTCCGAAGTCCGTTCTGGAAGCAACGCGCGAGGAACGCGAGAGCGTGTTTGACCGCATGTGGGATGCAGGCGGCTTCGCCTTCTGGCTTGCCAACTATCAGGACATGTTCTTCTCGCAGGAGGCCAATGATGTCTGCGCTGACTACATCAAACGCAAGATCCGCAGCACCGTGAAAGATCCGCGCACCGCGGAAAAACTGATACCCAAGGGCCACGCCTACGGCACCAAACGGCAGCCGCTCGACACCAACTACTACGAAACCTTCAACAGGGACAGTGTGCAGCTGGTCGATGCGAAAACCGACGGCGGAATTGAAGAAATTACCGAAACTGGAATTCGCGCCGGCGGCAAGGAATATCCCCTCGATATCATCGTGTTCGCCACCGGGTTCGACGCCATGACGGGTCCGCTGAAGGCATTGAACCTGAGGGGCCGCGCTGGGCGCACGTTAACTCAGGAGTGGCACGACGGTCCGCATACCTATCTTGGCGTCGCCATCGCCGGCTTTCCGAACCTGTTTACCATCACCGGCCCGCAAAGCCCCTCGGTGCTGTCGAACATGCCGGTATCGATCGAACAGCATGTGGAGTGGATCACCGACTGCATCGAGACGATGCGCAAAAGCGGAAAGACCTGCATCGAAGCGACGCCATCGGCACAGGATCAATGGGGTGCCCATGTCAATGAAATCGTCAGCGCGACGCTGATGACGACTGCCAATTCCTGGTACATGAGCGCCAACATCCCCGGCAAGCCGCGCGCGTTTTTGCCTTACCTGGGACCGGAAGGGGTCGGCGGCTACAGGAAGAAGTGCGACGAGATCGCAGCCAAAGGCTACGAGGGTTTCGAACTTGCGTAGAAAAACGCGGCCAGGGCAAATGGGCGGGAGGGCATAGCCAGCCTTGCCGCCCAACAACGAGATGAGGGAGGGCGATCATGATCGATAACAGCTATTACTCTCAGGAGGTGCACGGTCCCTACGAGCTGTACGATGTCGGTAATCTTGAGCTGGAGGAAGGCGGTACAATTCGCGCCTGTAAGCTCGCTTACGCGACTTTCGGCAGCCTCAATGCCGCGAAAGACAATGCCATTCTGATTCCCACCTGGTATTCCGGCACAAACAAGATCATGGAGCAGGTCTATATCGGTCAGGGTCGCGCGCTTGATCCCGACAAATATTTCATCGTGGTCATCAATCAGATCGGCAACGGCCTTTCCACCTCACCGCACAACACGCCGCCGCCGTCCGGCATGGCAAATTTCCCGCACGTGCGCATCGGTGATGACGTGCGGGCGCAGCATAAGCTCCTTACAGAACGCTTCGATCTGAAAAGTCTTGCGCTTGTTGTCGGCGGCTCCATGGGCGCTCAGCAAACCTACGAATGGGCGGTGCGCTATCCCGATATGGTAAAGCGGGCGGCCCCGATCGCCGGTACTGCCAGGAATACGGTCCATGATTTCCTTTTTACGGAAACGTTGGTCGATGCGATCACCTCCGACCCCGGTTTCAATCGCGGTTTTTATACGTCACCGGCGGACGTGAGGGAGGGCTTGTTGCGCCATGCAAAAATGTGGGCCGTGATGGGTTGGAGCACGGAGTTTTTCCAGCAGGAGCGGCATAAGGCGCTGGGCTTTTCGTCGATGGACGATTTCATCGTAAACTTCATGAGCGCCTATTTCGGTGTCATGGACCCCAACGATTTGCTGTGCATGGCGTGGAAATGGCAGCGTGGCGATGTGAGTCGTCACACCGGCGGTGACTTGCGGGCCGCCTTGGGCAGGGTCAAGGCCAAGACCTTCGTCATGCCGATGTCGTCGGACATGTTCTTCCCGCCGTCCGATTGCCAGGCGGAGTGGCGATTGCTTCCCAACGCCGAGTTCAGACCAATCCAGACGGTCGATGGTCATCTTGCACTCTTCGGCGCGGATCCGAATGCGACCGCTCAACTCGACAAGCACCTTGGCGAATTGCTCTCAACTTAGATGCAAACAGACGCCCCGGGGCGGTCTTTGCAACCCACGTGTAACGCCCTGGCCCGCCGCGAAATCACGATCGGCGATCATGCCATCGTGCTCCTGTTTTGCCCGACGCCGAAGGCGCGGGGCGGGTCATGGCAGCCCAACGTTTTCAATGACTTGTGTACTGTGCATGGGGTTGTTTTCGCACTTTTTGTCGTCTCGACCCCAGGGATGAAACAATCACCCCCGCACGCGCTTCAGCATCTGCTCGACATGGACGATCGGCGTTTCCGGCTGAATGCCGTGGCCGAGATTGAAGATGAACCGTCCTTGCGCAAAATTTGCCAGCACGTTGTCCACCGCGCGGTCGAGCGCCGCACCGCCGGTGATCAGCACCAGCGGATCGAGATTGCCCTGCACCGCGACCCTGCTCTGCACGCGCTCGCGGATGAAGGCGGGCTCCGCGGTCCAGTCGATGCTGACGGCGTTGACGCCCGTCGCCTCGACGTAAGCAGGCAGTTGCGCGCCGGCCCCGCGGGGAAAGCCGATGATCTTCGCATCCGGTGCCTTCGCACGTACGCCCTCGACGATGCGCCGCGTCGGTTCGACCGACCAGCGCGCGAATTCGGCCGGCGGCAGCACGCCGGCCCAGGTGTCGAAGATCTGCAAGACATTGGCGCCGGCTGCGAGCTGTAGCAGGAGATACTGGATCGAATTCTCGACCAGCACGTCGATGATCTCCGCAAACGCCTCCGGATGCCGATAGGCCATCATGCGCGCCGGCGCCTGGTCGGGCGTGCCCTGGCCGGCGACCATGTAGGTCGCCACCGTCCACGGCGCGCCGCAGAAGCCGATCAGCGCGACTTTGGGATCGAGCGTGCCGCGCACGATCTTCAGCGCCTCGAACACCGGCTCGAGCTTGCCGAAGTCGGCGCGCGGCGCGAGCGTGGCGACCTTCGCCGGATCATCCAGCGGATCCAACCGCGGACCTTCACCGGCCTCGAAGCGCACGGAGCGGTGGAGTGCGTAGGGGATCACCAGGATGTCGGAGAAGATGATCGCCGCATCGAAGCCGAACCTGCGGATCGGTTGCAGCGTCACCTCGGCGGCGAGCTCCGGGTTGAAGCAGAGATCGAGGAAGCCGCCGGCCTTGGCGCGGACCTCGCGATATTCCGGCAGATAGCGGCCGGCCTGCCGCATCATCCACATGGGTGGAATGGCCTGGCGCTGGCCGGAGAGCACGTCGAGGAAGGGCTTGGTCGAAGACTGGGGCACGAATGGTCCTGGCGAGGGTTTATGGCTCCTGATACACCGCAGCGGCCCTCAGCGGAACAGGGGAACCAGGCCAATCGGGCCGCGTTGATCAGCCAATGGAGGAGATCATGGCTGAGACATTCAATCCTGCGCCGCACGACAAGCATGCCGACGATCCGCGCGAGGCGCTCGCCGCCGATCGGCAATCCAAGCTCGACGCCGGGCTGAAAGATAGCTTTCCGGCATCTGATCCAGTTAGCGCCGCCCAGCCGACACCCTCGAAGGCCGATGCGGATGCCGACAACCCCTCGCTCTGGGCGAAGGTCAAGGCCATCTTCAGCTAGCGGCGGGAGACGCCGGATTCCGATAGGGCCGCTAATGGCTTGTTAGCGATGCGCCGATCCCGGCGTCCGTAGGACTACTGGAAAAAGGCAGATCGCCGCGTATTCCGGTAGTGACTTCAGAGTTCAATAACAGAAGCGGCAGAGTTTCCGAACGATCGGAGAATTCTGCTGCATGGGTGCTGCAAGCCAAAGAGCCGGATGGAACCGTCTGCCGCTGCGCGCGGCGGCGTTCGTCGTGCTGACCTGCGCGACCATCCTCGGCGTCAGCGCCTGGCGCGAATGGGCTGCGCGCGACGCGGTGCTCAGAGGTGCCGAGGCCGAGATGGCGAACGTTGCGCGTTCACTGACGCAGCATGCGGAGGACAGCCTCGATCTGCTGGATTCCGGCGTCGTCGGCGTCGTCAGCCGTCTGGAGGTGGACGGCGCCGGACCTGCCACCGTCACCAAGCTCGACAAGGTCCTGGAGGCACGCAAGACGGCGATCGCGCGCATCAACAGCGTCGCCATCATCGACGACCAGGGCAACTGGCTGACCTCACCCGGCACGATCGGCTCGACCCTGACCGACGACGGGTTCTTCCGCTATCACCAGCTCTCGGCGAAGCGCGAGGCCCATGTCGGTCGCCCGGTGAAAAATCAGGAGGACGGCCAATGGGTCGTCACCCTGTCGCGCCGCTTCAACAAGCCGGACGGCAGCTTCGGCGGCGTCGTGCTTGCGACCATCAGCGCCAACTATCTCTCGCATTTCTACGAGCAGTTCGAGATCGGTCGGAACAGCGCCGTGGCGCTCGTGCATGGCGATGGCATGATCATCGCGCGCAACCCGAGCAATGACAAATTCGTCGGTCGCAACGTCGCCGACACGCCGCTGTTTCGCGACGCCAGCCTGCAGCGGCCGGGCGGCGCGTATCATTTCAGGTCGCCGCTGGACGGCGCCGAGCGGGTCAGCTTCTTCAAGCGCAGCAGCCGTTATCCGCTGGTCCTGCTCGCCACCGTCGACAAGGACGAGCTGCTGGCGCCGTGGCGCGAGGCCGCGATCTCCCGCATGCTCTACGTGGTCGCGCTGGTTCTGATGATCGCGATCATCGGTGCCGTGCTGGTGCGGCAGTTGCAGCGGGGCCAGCGCATGGCCGCGGCCCTGACCGAGAAGGAGGCTCACTTCCGCCTGCTCGCGGAAGGCTCCAGCGACATGGTGACCCGCATCGGGCTCGACGAGCGGCTGCGCTACGTCTCGCCCTCGTCGGTGCGCGTCGTCGGCTGGCGCGCCAATCAACTGATCGGCACGCCCGCGCTCGCGGGCATCAATCCGGAGGATCTGCTGCAGGTCCAGGCGATCGTCGATGCCATGAAGCGTGGCGAGAAGGAGGAGGCGCGCCTCGTCTATCGCAACGCGCACCAGGAGAACGGCGAGGTCTGGCTCGAATCGACCATGCGGGTGACACGCAAGGACAATGGCCGGGTCGACGGCGTGGTGGCGATCTCGCGCGATATCACCGAACACAAGAAGCTGGAGACGAGGCTCGAGACGCTCGCGATCGAGGACAGCCTCACCGGCCTTGCCAACCGCCGCCGCTTCGACGAGCGGCTGAAGGAGGAGTGGGCGCGCGCCTATCGCGACCGCTCCAGCCTCGCCTTGCTGATGATCGACGTCGACCATTTCAAATCCTACAACGACGAA
It encodes:
- a CDS encoding flavin-containing monooxygenase, with the protein product MASATQHFDAVVIGAGFSGLHMLKSLRDKLGLKVRVYETGDTVGGTWYWNRYPGARCDSDAYIYCFTWDKQLLQEWEWSERYPEQPEILRYLEHVAKRHDLKRDIQFNTRVTGAEFDENTNLWMVHTDKGEEVAARHLITAVGTLSDTNMPPFKGLEKFRGKWYHTSRFPHTGVDFTGKRVGVVGTGATAVQAIPEIAQQAKQLIVFQRTANYCVPARNGKVDPELVKTRKADYEGIVQRIRESFFGQEHYFIPKSVLEATREERESVFDRMWDAGGFAFWLANYQDMFFSQEANDVCADYIKRKIRSTVKDPRTAEKLIPKGHAYGTKRQPLDTNYYETFNRDSVQLVDAKTDGGIEEITETGIRAGGKEYPLDIIVFATGFDAMTGPLKALNLRGRAGRTLTQEWHDGPHTYLGVAIAGFPNLFTITGPQSPSVLSNMPVSIEQHVEWITDCIETMRKSGKTCIEATPSAQDQWGAHVNEIVSATLMTTANSWYMSANIPGKPRAFLPYLGPEGVGGYRKKCDEIAAKGYEGFELA
- a CDS encoding diguanylate cyclase, whose translation is MGAASQRAGWNRLPLRAAAFVVLTCATILGVSAWREWAARDAVLRGAEAEMANVARSLTQHAEDSLDLLDSGVVGVVSRLEVDGAGPATVTKLDKVLEARKTAIARINSVAIIDDQGNWLTSPGTIGSTLTDDGFFRYHQLSAKREAHVGRPVKNQEDGQWVVTLSRRFNKPDGSFGGVVLATISANYLSHFYEQFEIGRNSAVALVHGDGMIIARNPSNDKFVGRNVADTPLFRDASLQRPGGAYHFRSPLDGAERVSFFKRSSRYPLVLLATVDKDELLAPWREAAISRMLYVVALVLMIAIIGAVLVRQLQRGQRMAAALTEKEAHFRLLAEGSSDMVTRIGLDERLRYVSPSSVRVVGWRANQLIGTPALAGINPEDLLQVQAIVDAMKRGEKEEARLVYRNAHQENGEVWLESTMRVTRKDNGRVDGVVAISRDITEHKKLETRLETLAIEDSLTGLANRRRFDERLKEEWARAYRDRSSLALLMIDVDHFKSYNDEYGHPAGDACLRLVAQIIAAETQRPGDLAARYGGEEFAMLLPNTDAAGCARIGDRIRRAIREAGLVHTTNHATGYVTASLGGAACRPVLERTAGVVSLVEAADRALYTAKEAGRNRLMMSGEVASLMAKASGQ
- a CDS encoding alpha/beta fold hydrolase yields the protein MIDNSYYSQEVHGPYELYDVGNLELEEGGTIRACKLAYATFGSLNAAKDNAILIPTWYSGTNKIMEQVYIGQGRALDPDKYFIVVINQIGNGLSTSPHNTPPPSGMANFPHVRIGDDVRAQHKLLTERFDLKSLALVVGGSMGAQQTYEWAVRYPDMVKRAAPIAGTARNTVHDFLFTETLVDAITSDPGFNRGFYTSPADVREGLLRHAKMWAVMGWSTEFFQQERHKALGFSSMDDFIVNFMSAYFGVMDPNDLLCMAWKWQRGDVSRHTGGDLRAALGRVKAKTFVMPMSSDMFFPPSDCQAEWRLLPNAEFRPIQTVDGHLALFGADPNATAQLDKHLGELLST
- the hemE gene encoding uroporphyrinogen decarboxylase, whose product is MPQSSTKPFLDVLSGQRQAIPPMWMMRQAGRYLPEYREVRAKAGGFLDLCFNPELAAEVTLQPIRRFGFDAAIIFSDILVIPYALHRSVRFEAGEGPRLDPLDDPAKVATLAPRADFGKLEPVFEALKIVRGTLDPKVALIGFCGAPWTVATYMVAGQGTPDQAPARMMAYRHPEAFAEIIDVLVENSIQYLLLQLAAGANVLQIFDTWAGVLPPAEFARWSVEPTRRIVEGVRAKAPDAKIIGFPRGAGAQLPAYVEATGVNAVSIDWTAEPAFIRERVQSRVAVQGNLDPLVLITGGAALDRAVDNVLANFAQGRFIFNLGHGIQPETPIVHVEQMLKRVRG